One genomic segment of Oncorhynchus mykiss isolate Arlee chromosome 10, USDA_OmykA_1.1, whole genome shotgun sequence includes these proteins:
- the LOC110534154 gene encoding phosphatidylinositol-binding clathrin assembly protein isoform X2: MSGQSITDRIAAAQHSMTGSAISKAVCKATTHEVSGPKKKHLDYLIHCTNELNVSVPHLADTLFERTANNSWVVVFKALVTTHHLMMYGNERLIQYLASRNTLFNLNNFLDKGALQGYAMSTFIRRYSRYLNEKAMSYRLVAVDFTKMKRGVDGVMRTMTVEKLIKTLPIIQNQLDALLDFQANSNELTNGVINSAFMLLFKDSIRLFAAYNEGVINMLEKYFDMKKNQCKDALEIYKTFLNRMTKLSEFLKVAEQVGIDQGDIPDLTQAPSSLLEALEQHLASLEGRKIKELSTATRANTLSSAVSSLSSTGISLSRMDEKEDENRLKDEGAKVIDVQTPTVSPSSQSVGSANGSSGVTDLFSNSSVVSVTNNVPNLTSDLFNLQPTFNPNIQTTHTVPSNNNAWGGLGLPGDLLKPAQPTHIHSPGIPLQSGGKMMPTDLDSSLANLVGNLQFGGTPAKKPEPQWAQLVEKKPTGGTHWQSKTMCTSPNWNHHTPMAPQPIPIPQMNGMIYTGYAPAPVAFPMTTPQVPVYGMMPPHQMGQMGGVPMMAPQHMMYNQPVLRHTNPFAPMPGAQAYFPMQMHFM, translated from the exons ATGTCAGGACAGTCTATCACGGATCGGATCGCTGCGGCTCAGCACAGCATGACCGGATCCGCTATAAGCAAAGCCGTCTGCAAGGCCACGACGCATGAAGTCAGCGGACCCAAGAAGAAACACCTTGACT ACCTGATCCACTGCACCAACGAGCTGAACGTGAGTGTCCCCCACCTGGCTGACACGTTGTTTGAGAGGACGGCCAACAACAGCTGGGTGGTGGTGTTCAAGGCCCTCGTCACCACGCACCACCTCATGATGTATGGCAACGAG CGATTAATCCAGTATCTGGCGTCCAGAAACACACTTTTTAACCTGAACAACTTCTTGGATAAGGGAGCATTACAAG GTTATGCCATGTCAACGTTCATCAGACGCTACAGCAGGTATCTGAATGAGAAGGCCATGTCCTACAGACTGGTGGCTGTGGACTTCACCAAGATGAAGAGAGG GGTCGACGGTGTGATGCGCACCATGACGGTTGAGAAGCTGATCAAGACTCTACCGATCATTCAGAATCAGCTGGATGCACTGCTGGACTTTCAG GCTAACTCTAACGAACTGACCAATGGCGTCATCAACAGCGCCTTCATGCTGCTCTTCAAAGACTCCATCCGCCTCTTTGCCGCGTACAATGAAGGAGTCATCAACATGCTGG AGAAATATTTTGATATGAAGAAGAACCAATGCAAAGACGCCCTGGAGATTTATAAGACGTTTCTGAACAGAATGACCAAGCTGTCAGAGTTTCTCAAAGTTGCAGAG CAAGTTGGAATTGATCAGGGTGACATCCCCGATCTCACACAG gccccTAGCAGCCTCCTGGAAGCTTTGGAGCAGCATTTGGCCTCTCTGGAGGGGAGGAAAATCAAGGAGCTCTCCACAGCCACCAG AGCTAACACCTTGTCCAGTGCTGTGTCGTCACTGTCCAGCACTGGAATCTCCCTCAGCCGCATGGACGAGAAGGAGGACGAGAACAGGCTCAAG GACGAGGGAGCCAAGGTGATTGACGTGCAGACGCCGACCGTCTCTCCCAGCTCCCAGTCAGTGGGCAGTGCCAACGGCAGCAGTGGGGTCACAGACCTCTTCTCCAACTCATCTGTTGTATCTGTTACAAATAA CGTGCCAAATCTCACCAGTGACTTGTTCAACCTCCAGCCCACCTTCAACCCGAATATCCAGACCACACACACTGTGCCGTCTAACAACAACGCCTGGGGAG GTTTGGGGCTCCCAGGGGACCTGTTGAAGCCAGCTCAGCCCACACACATCCACAGCCCTGGGATACCACTGCAATCTGGGGGGAAGATGATGCCCACTGACCTGGACTCCTCCTTAGCCAACCTTGTTGGCA ACTTGCAGTTCGGAGGAACACCAGCCAAAAA GCCAGAGCCCCAGTGGGCCCAGCTGGTAGAGAAGAAGCCCACAGGAGGGACTCACTGGCAGTCCAAAACCATGTGCACCAGCCCCAACTGGAACCATCATACCCCCATGGCTCCTCAACCTATACCCATACCACAAATG AATGGAATGATCTATACTGGCTAT GCTCCGGCTCCAGTGGCTTTTCCTATGACGACACCTCAAGTGCCTGTTTATGGAATG aTGCCTCCTCATCAGATGGGGCAGATGGGTGGAGTCCCTATGATGGCACCACAGCATATGATGTACAACCAACCTGTCCTTCGGCATACCAACCCATTCGCTCCCATGCCAGGAGCCCAG GCTTATTTTCCTATGCAGATGCACTTCATGTAG
- the LOC110534154 gene encoding phosphatidylinositol-binding clathrin assembly protein isoform X7, with protein sequence MSGQSITDRIAAAQHSMTGSAISKAVCKATTHEVSGPKKKHLDYLIHCTNELNVSVPHLADTLFERTANNSWVVVFKALVTTHHLMMYGNERLIQYLASRNTLFNLNNFLDKGALQGYAMSTFIRRYSRYLNEKAMSYRLVAVDFTKMKRGVDGVMRTMTVEKLIKTLPIIQNQLDALLDFQANSNELTNGVINSAFMLLFKDSIRLFAAYNEGVINMLEKYFDMKKNQCKDALEIYKTFLNRMTKLSEFLKVAEQVGIDQGDIPDLTQAPSSLLEALEQHLASLEGRKIKELSTATSAVSSLSSTGISLSRMDEKEDENRLKDEGAKVIDVQTPTVSPSSQSVGSANGSSGVTDLFSNSSVVSVTNNVPNLTSDLFNLQPTFNPNIQTTHTVPSNNNAWGGLGLPGDLLKPAQPTHIHSPGIPLQSGGKMMPTDLDSSLANLVGNLQFGGTPAKKPEPQWAQLVEKKPTGGTHWQSKTMCTSPNWNHHTPMAPQPIPIPQMNGMIYTGYAPAPVAFPMTTPQVPVYGMEMPPHQMGQMGGVPMMAPQHMMYNQPVLRHTNPFAPMPGAQAYFPMQMHFM encoded by the exons ATGTCAGGACAGTCTATCACGGATCGGATCGCTGCGGCTCAGCACAGCATGACCGGATCCGCTATAAGCAAAGCCGTCTGCAAGGCCACGACGCATGAAGTCAGCGGACCCAAGAAGAAACACCTTGACT ACCTGATCCACTGCACCAACGAGCTGAACGTGAGTGTCCCCCACCTGGCTGACACGTTGTTTGAGAGGACGGCCAACAACAGCTGGGTGGTGGTGTTCAAGGCCCTCGTCACCACGCACCACCTCATGATGTATGGCAACGAG CGATTAATCCAGTATCTGGCGTCCAGAAACACACTTTTTAACCTGAACAACTTCTTGGATAAGGGAGCATTACAAG GTTATGCCATGTCAACGTTCATCAGACGCTACAGCAGGTATCTGAATGAGAAGGCCATGTCCTACAGACTGGTGGCTGTGGACTTCACCAAGATGAAGAGAGG GGTCGACGGTGTGATGCGCACCATGACGGTTGAGAAGCTGATCAAGACTCTACCGATCATTCAGAATCAGCTGGATGCACTGCTGGACTTTCAG GCTAACTCTAACGAACTGACCAATGGCGTCATCAACAGCGCCTTCATGCTGCTCTTCAAAGACTCCATCCGCCTCTTTGCCGCGTACAATGAAGGAGTCATCAACATGCTGG AGAAATATTTTGATATGAAGAAGAACCAATGCAAAGACGCCCTGGAGATTTATAAGACGTTTCTGAACAGAATGACCAAGCTGTCAGAGTTTCTCAAAGTTGCAGAG CAAGTTGGAATTGATCAGGGTGACATCCCCGATCTCACACAG gccccTAGCAGCCTCCTGGAAGCTTTGGAGCAGCATTTGGCCTCTCTGGAGGGGAGGAAAATCAAGGAGCTCTCCACAGCCACCAG TGCTGTGTCGTCACTGTCCAGCACTGGAATCTCCCTCAGCCGCATGGACGAGAAGGAGGACGAGAACAGGCTCAAG GACGAGGGAGCCAAGGTGATTGACGTGCAGACGCCGACCGTCTCTCCCAGCTCCCAGTCAGTGGGCAGTGCCAACGGCAGCAGTGGGGTCACAGACCTCTTCTCCAACTCATCTGTTGTATCTGTTACAAATAA CGTGCCAAATCTCACCAGTGACTTGTTCAACCTCCAGCCCACCTTCAACCCGAATATCCAGACCACACACACTGTGCCGTCTAACAACAACGCCTGGGGAG GTTTGGGGCTCCCAGGGGACCTGTTGAAGCCAGCTCAGCCCACACACATCCACAGCCCTGGGATACCACTGCAATCTGGGGGGAAGATGATGCCCACTGACCTGGACTCCTCCTTAGCCAACCTTGTTGGCA ACTTGCAGTTCGGAGGAACACCAGCCAAAAA GCCAGAGCCCCAGTGGGCCCAGCTGGTAGAGAAGAAGCCCACAGGAGGGACTCACTGGCAGTCCAAAACCATGTGCACCAGCCCCAACTGGAACCATCATACCCCCATGGCTCCTCAACCTATACCCATACCACAAATG AATGGAATGATCTATACTGGCTAT GCTCCGGCTCCAGTGGCTTTTCCTATGACGACACCTCAAGTGCCTGTTTATGGAATG gagaTGCCTCCTCATCAGATGGGGCAGATGGGTGGAGTCCCTATGATGGCACCACAGCATATGATGTACAACCAACCTGTCCTTCGGCATACCAACCCATTCGCTCCCATGCCAGGAGCCCAG GCTTATTTTCCTATGCAGATGCACTTCATGTAG
- the LOC110534154 gene encoding phosphatidylinositol-binding clathrin assembly protein isoform X10 produces the protein MSGQSITDRIAAAQHSMTGSAISKAVCKATTHEVSGPKKKHLDYLIHCTNELNVSVPHLADTLFERTANNSWVVVFKALVTTHHLMMYGNERLIQYLASRNTLFNLNNFLDKGALQGYAMSTFIRRYSRYLNEKAMSYRLVAVDFTKMKRGVDGVMRTMTVEKLIKTLPIIQNQLDALLDFQANSNELTNGVINSAFMLLFKDSIRLFAAYNEGVINMLEKYFDMKKNQCKDALEIYKTFLNRMTKLSEFLKVAEAPSSLLEALEQHLASLEGRKIKELSTATRANTLSSAVSSLSSTGISLSRMDEKEDENRLKDEGAKVIDVQTPTVSPSSQSVGSANGSSGVTDLFSNSSVVSVTNNVPNLTSDLFNLQPTFNPNIQTTHTVPSNNNAWGGLGLPGDLLKPAQPTHIHSPGIPLQSGGKMMPTDLDSSLANLVGNLQFGGTPAKKPEPQWAQLVEKKPTGGTHWQSKTMCTSPNWNHHTPMAPQPIPIPQMNGMIYTGYAPAPVAFPMTTPQVPVYGMEMPPHQMGQMGGVPMMAPQHMMYNQPVLRHTNPFAPMPGAQAYFPMQMHFM, from the exons ATGTCAGGACAGTCTATCACGGATCGGATCGCTGCGGCTCAGCACAGCATGACCGGATCCGCTATAAGCAAAGCCGTCTGCAAGGCCACGACGCATGAAGTCAGCGGACCCAAGAAGAAACACCTTGACT ACCTGATCCACTGCACCAACGAGCTGAACGTGAGTGTCCCCCACCTGGCTGACACGTTGTTTGAGAGGACGGCCAACAACAGCTGGGTGGTGGTGTTCAAGGCCCTCGTCACCACGCACCACCTCATGATGTATGGCAACGAG CGATTAATCCAGTATCTGGCGTCCAGAAACACACTTTTTAACCTGAACAACTTCTTGGATAAGGGAGCATTACAAG GTTATGCCATGTCAACGTTCATCAGACGCTACAGCAGGTATCTGAATGAGAAGGCCATGTCCTACAGACTGGTGGCTGTGGACTTCACCAAGATGAAGAGAGG GGTCGACGGTGTGATGCGCACCATGACGGTTGAGAAGCTGATCAAGACTCTACCGATCATTCAGAATCAGCTGGATGCACTGCTGGACTTTCAG GCTAACTCTAACGAACTGACCAATGGCGTCATCAACAGCGCCTTCATGCTGCTCTTCAAAGACTCCATCCGCCTCTTTGCCGCGTACAATGAAGGAGTCATCAACATGCTGG AGAAATATTTTGATATGAAGAAGAACCAATGCAAAGACGCCCTGGAGATTTATAAGACGTTTCTGAACAGAATGACCAAGCTGTCAGAGTTTCTCAAAGTTGCAGAG gccccTAGCAGCCTCCTGGAAGCTTTGGAGCAGCATTTGGCCTCTCTGGAGGGGAGGAAAATCAAGGAGCTCTCCACAGCCACCAG AGCTAACACCTTGTCCAGTGCTGTGTCGTCACTGTCCAGCACTGGAATCTCCCTCAGCCGCATGGACGAGAAGGAGGACGAGAACAGGCTCAAG GACGAGGGAGCCAAGGTGATTGACGTGCAGACGCCGACCGTCTCTCCCAGCTCCCAGTCAGTGGGCAGTGCCAACGGCAGCAGTGGGGTCACAGACCTCTTCTCCAACTCATCTGTTGTATCTGTTACAAATAA CGTGCCAAATCTCACCAGTGACTTGTTCAACCTCCAGCCCACCTTCAACCCGAATATCCAGACCACACACACTGTGCCGTCTAACAACAACGCCTGGGGAG GTTTGGGGCTCCCAGGGGACCTGTTGAAGCCAGCTCAGCCCACACACATCCACAGCCCTGGGATACCACTGCAATCTGGGGGGAAGATGATGCCCACTGACCTGGACTCCTCCTTAGCCAACCTTGTTGGCA ACTTGCAGTTCGGAGGAACACCAGCCAAAAA GCCAGAGCCCCAGTGGGCCCAGCTGGTAGAGAAGAAGCCCACAGGAGGGACTCACTGGCAGTCCAAAACCATGTGCACCAGCCCCAACTGGAACCATCATACCCCCATGGCTCCTCAACCTATACCCATACCACAAATG AATGGAATGATCTATACTGGCTAT GCTCCGGCTCCAGTGGCTTTTCCTATGACGACACCTCAAGTGCCTGTTTATGGAATG gagaTGCCTCCTCATCAGATGGGGCAGATGGGTGGAGTCCCTATGATGGCACCACAGCATATGATGTACAACCAACCTGTCCTTCGGCATACCAACCCATTCGCTCCCATGCCAGGAGCCCAG GCTTATTTTCCTATGCAGATGCACTTCATGTAG
- the LOC110534154 gene encoding phosphatidylinositol-binding clathrin assembly protein isoform X3 encodes MSGQSITDRIAAAQHSMTGSAISKAVCKATTHEVSGPKKKHLDYLIHCTNELNVSVPHLADTLFERTANNSWVVVFKALVTTHHLMMYGNERLIQYLASRNTLFNLNNFLDKGALQGYAMSTFIRRYSRYLNEKAMSYRLVAVDFTKMKRGVDGVMRTMTVEKLIKTLPIIQNQLDALLDFQANSNELTNGVINSAFMLLFKDSIRLFAAYNEGVINMLEKYFDMKKNQCKDALEIYKTFLNRMTKLSEFLKVAEQVGIDQGDIPDLTQAPSSLLEALEQHLASLEGRKIKELSTATRANTLSSAVSSLSSTGISLSRMDEKEDENRLKDEGAKVIDVQTPTVSPSSQSVGSANGSSGVTDLFSNSSVVSVTNNVPNLTSDLFNLQPTFNPNIQTTHTVPSNNNAWGGDLLKPAQPTHIHSPGIPLQSGGKMMPTDLDSSLANLVGNLQFGGTPAKKPEPQWAQLVEKKPTGGTHWQSKTMCTSPNWNHHTPMAPQPIPIPQMNGMIYTGYAPAPVAFPMTTPQVPVYGMEMPPHQMGQMGGVPMMAPQHMMYNQPVLRHTNPFAPMPGAQAYFPMQMHFM; translated from the exons ATGTCAGGACAGTCTATCACGGATCGGATCGCTGCGGCTCAGCACAGCATGACCGGATCCGCTATAAGCAAAGCCGTCTGCAAGGCCACGACGCATGAAGTCAGCGGACCCAAGAAGAAACACCTTGACT ACCTGATCCACTGCACCAACGAGCTGAACGTGAGTGTCCCCCACCTGGCTGACACGTTGTTTGAGAGGACGGCCAACAACAGCTGGGTGGTGGTGTTCAAGGCCCTCGTCACCACGCACCACCTCATGATGTATGGCAACGAG CGATTAATCCAGTATCTGGCGTCCAGAAACACACTTTTTAACCTGAACAACTTCTTGGATAAGGGAGCATTACAAG GTTATGCCATGTCAACGTTCATCAGACGCTACAGCAGGTATCTGAATGAGAAGGCCATGTCCTACAGACTGGTGGCTGTGGACTTCACCAAGATGAAGAGAGG GGTCGACGGTGTGATGCGCACCATGACGGTTGAGAAGCTGATCAAGACTCTACCGATCATTCAGAATCAGCTGGATGCACTGCTGGACTTTCAG GCTAACTCTAACGAACTGACCAATGGCGTCATCAACAGCGCCTTCATGCTGCTCTTCAAAGACTCCATCCGCCTCTTTGCCGCGTACAATGAAGGAGTCATCAACATGCTGG AGAAATATTTTGATATGAAGAAGAACCAATGCAAAGACGCCCTGGAGATTTATAAGACGTTTCTGAACAGAATGACCAAGCTGTCAGAGTTTCTCAAAGTTGCAGAG CAAGTTGGAATTGATCAGGGTGACATCCCCGATCTCACACAG gccccTAGCAGCCTCCTGGAAGCTTTGGAGCAGCATTTGGCCTCTCTGGAGGGGAGGAAAATCAAGGAGCTCTCCACAGCCACCAG AGCTAACACCTTGTCCAGTGCTGTGTCGTCACTGTCCAGCACTGGAATCTCCCTCAGCCGCATGGACGAGAAGGAGGACGAGAACAGGCTCAAG GACGAGGGAGCCAAGGTGATTGACGTGCAGACGCCGACCGTCTCTCCCAGCTCCCAGTCAGTGGGCAGTGCCAACGGCAGCAGTGGGGTCACAGACCTCTTCTCCAACTCATCTGTTGTATCTGTTACAAATAA CGTGCCAAATCTCACCAGTGACTTGTTCAACCTCCAGCCCACCTTCAACCCGAATATCCAGACCACACACACTGTGCCGTCTAACAACAACGCCTGGGGAG GGGACCTGTTGAAGCCAGCTCAGCCCACACACATCCACAGCCCTGGGATACCACTGCAATCTGGGGGGAAGATGATGCCCACTGACCTGGACTCCTCCTTAGCCAACCTTGTTGGCA ACTTGCAGTTCGGAGGAACACCAGCCAAAAA GCCAGAGCCCCAGTGGGCCCAGCTGGTAGAGAAGAAGCCCACAGGAGGGACTCACTGGCAGTCCAAAACCATGTGCACCAGCCCCAACTGGAACCATCATACCCCCATGGCTCCTCAACCTATACCCATACCACAAATG AATGGAATGATCTATACTGGCTAT GCTCCGGCTCCAGTGGCTTTTCCTATGACGACACCTCAAGTGCCTGTTTATGGAATG gagaTGCCTCCTCATCAGATGGGGCAGATGGGTGGAGTCCCTATGATGGCACCACAGCATATGATGTACAACCAACCTGTCCTTCGGCATACCAACCCATTCGCTCCCATGCCAGGAGCCCAG GCTTATTTTCCTATGCAGATGCACTTCATGTAG
- the LOC110534154 gene encoding phosphatidylinositol-binding clathrin assembly protein isoform X12 encodes MSGQSITDRIAAAQHSMTGSAISKAVCKATTHEVSGPKKKHLDYLIHCTNELNVSVPHLADTLFERTANNSWVVVFKALVTTHHLMMYGNERLIQYLASRNTLFNLNNFLDKGALQGYAMSTFIRRYSRYLNEKAMSYRLVAVDFTKMKRGVDGVMRTMTVEKLIKTLPIIQNQLDALLDFQANSNELTNGVINSAFMLLFKDSIRLFAAYNEGVINMLEKYFDMKKNQCKDALEIYKTFLNRMTKLSEFLKVAEAPSSLLEALEQHLASLEGRKIKELSTATSAVSSLSSTGISLSRMDEKEDENRLKDEGAKVIDVQTPTVSPSSQSVGSANGSSGVTDLFSNSSVVSVTNNVPNLTSDLFNLQPTFNPNIQTTHTVPSNNNAWGGLGLPGDLLKPAQPTHIHSPGIPLQSGGKMMPTDLDSSLANLVGNLQFGGTPAKKPEPQWAQLVEKKPTGGTHWQSKTMCTSPNWNHHTPMAPQPIPIPQMNGMIYTGYAPAPVAFPMTTPQVPVYGMEMPPHQMGQMGGVPMMAPQHMMYNQPVLRHTNPFAPMPGAQAYFPMQMHFM; translated from the exons ATGTCAGGACAGTCTATCACGGATCGGATCGCTGCGGCTCAGCACAGCATGACCGGATCCGCTATAAGCAAAGCCGTCTGCAAGGCCACGACGCATGAAGTCAGCGGACCCAAGAAGAAACACCTTGACT ACCTGATCCACTGCACCAACGAGCTGAACGTGAGTGTCCCCCACCTGGCTGACACGTTGTTTGAGAGGACGGCCAACAACAGCTGGGTGGTGGTGTTCAAGGCCCTCGTCACCACGCACCACCTCATGATGTATGGCAACGAG CGATTAATCCAGTATCTGGCGTCCAGAAACACACTTTTTAACCTGAACAACTTCTTGGATAAGGGAGCATTACAAG GTTATGCCATGTCAACGTTCATCAGACGCTACAGCAGGTATCTGAATGAGAAGGCCATGTCCTACAGACTGGTGGCTGTGGACTTCACCAAGATGAAGAGAGG GGTCGACGGTGTGATGCGCACCATGACGGTTGAGAAGCTGATCAAGACTCTACCGATCATTCAGAATCAGCTGGATGCACTGCTGGACTTTCAG GCTAACTCTAACGAACTGACCAATGGCGTCATCAACAGCGCCTTCATGCTGCTCTTCAAAGACTCCATCCGCCTCTTTGCCGCGTACAATGAAGGAGTCATCAACATGCTGG AGAAATATTTTGATATGAAGAAGAACCAATGCAAAGACGCCCTGGAGATTTATAAGACGTTTCTGAACAGAATGACCAAGCTGTCAGAGTTTCTCAAAGTTGCAGAG gccccTAGCAGCCTCCTGGAAGCTTTGGAGCAGCATTTGGCCTCTCTGGAGGGGAGGAAAATCAAGGAGCTCTCCACAGCCACCAG TGCTGTGTCGTCACTGTCCAGCACTGGAATCTCCCTCAGCCGCATGGACGAGAAGGAGGACGAGAACAGGCTCAAG GACGAGGGAGCCAAGGTGATTGACGTGCAGACGCCGACCGTCTCTCCCAGCTCCCAGTCAGTGGGCAGTGCCAACGGCAGCAGTGGGGTCACAGACCTCTTCTCCAACTCATCTGTTGTATCTGTTACAAATAA CGTGCCAAATCTCACCAGTGACTTGTTCAACCTCCAGCCCACCTTCAACCCGAATATCCAGACCACACACACTGTGCCGTCTAACAACAACGCCTGGGGAG GTTTGGGGCTCCCAGGGGACCTGTTGAAGCCAGCTCAGCCCACACACATCCACAGCCCTGGGATACCACTGCAATCTGGGGGGAAGATGATGCCCACTGACCTGGACTCCTCCTTAGCCAACCTTGTTGGCA ACTTGCAGTTCGGAGGAACACCAGCCAAAAA GCCAGAGCCCCAGTGGGCCCAGCTGGTAGAGAAGAAGCCCACAGGAGGGACTCACTGGCAGTCCAAAACCATGTGCACCAGCCCCAACTGGAACCATCATACCCCCATGGCTCCTCAACCTATACCCATACCACAAATG AATGGAATGATCTATACTGGCTAT GCTCCGGCTCCAGTGGCTTTTCCTATGACGACACCTCAAGTGCCTGTTTATGGAATG gagaTGCCTCCTCATCAGATGGGGCAGATGGGTGGAGTCCCTATGATGGCACCACAGCATATGATGTACAACCAACCTGTCCTTCGGCATACCAACCCATTCGCTCCCATGCCAGGAGCCCAG GCTTATTTTCCTATGCAGATGCACTTCATGTAG
- the LOC110534154 gene encoding phosphatidylinositol-binding clathrin assembly protein isoform X11: MTGSAISKAVCKATTHEVSGPKKKHLDYLIHCTNELNVSVPHLADTLFERTANNSWVVVFKALVTTHHLMMYGNERLIQYLASRNTLFNLNNFLDKGALQGYAMSTFIRRYSRYLNEKAMSYRLVAVDFTKMKRGVDGVMRTMTVEKLIKTLPIIQNQLDALLDFQANSNELTNGVINSAFMLLFKDSIRLFAAYNEGVINMLEKYFDMKKNQCKDALEIYKTFLNRMTKLSEFLKVAEQVGIDQGDIPDLTQAPSSLLEALEQHLASLEGRKIKELSTATRANTLSSAVSSLSSTGISLSRMDEKEDENRLKDEGAKVIDVQTPTVSPSSQSVGSANGSSGVTDLFSNSSVVSVTNNVPNLTSDLFNLQPTFNPNIQTTHTVPSNNNAWGGLGLPGDLLKPAQPTHIHSPGIPLQSGGKMMPTDLDSSLANLVGNLQFGGTPAKKPEPQWAQLVEKKPTGGTHWQSKTMCTSPNWNHHTPMAPQPIPIPQMNGMIYTGYAPAPVAFPMTTPQVPVYGMEMPPHQMGQMGGVPMMAPQHMMYNQPVLRHTNPFAPMPGAQAYFPMQMHFM; this comes from the exons ATGACCGGATCCGCTATAAGCAAAGCCGTCTGCAAGGCCACGACGCATGAAGTCAGCGGACCCAAGAAGAAACACCTTGACT ACCTGATCCACTGCACCAACGAGCTGAACGTGAGTGTCCCCCACCTGGCTGACACGTTGTTTGAGAGGACGGCCAACAACAGCTGGGTGGTGGTGTTCAAGGCCCTCGTCACCACGCACCACCTCATGATGTATGGCAACGAG CGATTAATCCAGTATCTGGCGTCCAGAAACACACTTTTTAACCTGAACAACTTCTTGGATAAGGGAGCATTACAAG GTTATGCCATGTCAACGTTCATCAGACGCTACAGCAGGTATCTGAATGAGAAGGCCATGTCCTACAGACTGGTGGCTGTGGACTTCACCAAGATGAAGAGAGG GGTCGACGGTGTGATGCGCACCATGACGGTTGAGAAGCTGATCAAGACTCTACCGATCATTCAGAATCAGCTGGATGCACTGCTGGACTTTCAG GCTAACTCTAACGAACTGACCAATGGCGTCATCAACAGCGCCTTCATGCTGCTCTTCAAAGACTCCATCCGCCTCTTTGCCGCGTACAATGAAGGAGTCATCAACATGCTGG AGAAATATTTTGATATGAAGAAGAACCAATGCAAAGACGCCCTGGAGATTTATAAGACGTTTCTGAACAGAATGACCAAGCTGTCAGAGTTTCTCAAAGTTGCAGAG CAAGTTGGAATTGATCAGGGTGACATCCCCGATCTCACACAG gccccTAGCAGCCTCCTGGAAGCTTTGGAGCAGCATTTGGCCTCTCTGGAGGGGAGGAAAATCAAGGAGCTCTCCACAGCCACCAG AGCTAACACCTTGTCCAGTGCTGTGTCGTCACTGTCCAGCACTGGAATCTCCCTCAGCCGCATGGACGAGAAGGAGGACGAGAACAGGCTCAAG GACGAGGGAGCCAAGGTGATTGACGTGCAGACGCCGACCGTCTCTCCCAGCTCCCAGTCAGTGGGCAGTGCCAACGGCAGCAGTGGGGTCACAGACCTCTTCTCCAACTCATCTGTTGTATCTGTTACAAATAA CGTGCCAAATCTCACCAGTGACTTGTTCAACCTCCAGCCCACCTTCAACCCGAATATCCAGACCACACACACTGTGCCGTCTAACAACAACGCCTGGGGAG GTTTGGGGCTCCCAGGGGACCTGTTGAAGCCAGCTCAGCCCACACACATCCACAGCCCTGGGATACCACTGCAATCTGGGGGGAAGATGATGCCCACTGACCTGGACTCCTCCTTAGCCAACCTTGTTGGCA ACTTGCAGTTCGGAGGAACACCAGCCAAAAA GCCAGAGCCCCAGTGGGCCCAGCTGGTAGAGAAGAAGCCCACAGGAGGGACTCACTGGCAGTCCAAAACCATGTGCACCAGCCCCAACTGGAACCATCATACCCCCATGGCTCCTCAACCTATACCCATACCACAAATG AATGGAATGATCTATACTGGCTAT GCTCCGGCTCCAGTGGCTTTTCCTATGACGACACCTCAAGTGCCTGTTTATGGAATG gagaTGCCTCCTCATCAGATGGGGCAGATGGGTGGAGTCCCTATGATGGCACCACAGCATATGATGTACAACCAACCTGTCCTTCGGCATACCAACCCATTCGCTCCCATGCCAGGAGCCCAG GCTTATTTTCCTATGCAGATGCACTTCATGTAG